The Cellulophaga lytica DSM 7489 nucleotide sequence GTATGAATCTCCTAAAAAAGGCGGATTTACACTCAACATTTCATCATCATTTTCAATAGCTGTTTTGTATTTGGGATACAAAACCTCTGTAGGTTTACTTATTTTAAGTGTTTTTGGCAATGCTACTGTACCTATTTTGGGTGCAATAATATTGTAACTAAAACTCGTTAAAATAAAAATCATGATTAGGGGGATTAACTTACTAATCCACTTTCTCATATAGTTTCATTTCTTAAGACTTACGGTCTAATATTAAATTAATATTAAGTCAGCTTAAATTTCTCGGGTGCAAATTTACTCCTCATATTGTTCTTAAAATGTTAAAAAAGCATAAAAGATGAGATTTTTAGGATATTCGGCACCAATTAACGGATTAAGTGTTTATCTGTTAATGTTTTGCTTGTTTATCCATCGGATATATTGCTCTTTATTTCGGTTATGTTGCGATAATGTTTTCGCAAACTTGTGATAACCAAAGTTTTCTACGTTAGCAACAAAGTAATAGTAGTCATGTTTTTCCGAATTTAAAACAGCATTTACAGCAGAAATATCTGGCATTGCAATTGGCCCTGGAGGCAAACCAGCATACATATATGTGTTGTATGGAGAATCTAACTTTAAGTCTTTATAAAGTACTCTTTTTATTATTTGCTTAAAATTATTTTGATGTAATTTTAACGCATATATAACAGTTGGGTCTGCTTGTAATAGCATCCCTTTACGTAATCTATTTAAATAAACACCAGCAACTCTTGGTCTTTCATCTACTTTAGCGGTTTCTTTATGCACTATAGATGCTAGTGCAACAACTTCATTTTCTGTTAACCCTAAAGATTTTGCCTTAGCTTTTCTGTCTTCATTCCAAAAGCGCTTATATTCTGTAAGCATTTTTGACCTAAATGTTTCTGCAGAGCTATTCCAATAAAACTCATAACTATTAGGAATATACATTGCTAATTTATTAGCATGAGTAAAATTATTCTCTTTTAAAAACTGAGGTTCATTAAAGGCCTGTATTAAAGACAAGCTATCTGCCTCTATTTGCGTAGCTACTCTTCCTGCTAAATCTTCTAAGGTTTCTTGATTATTAAAAGAAACCTTAACTGGTATATTACGACCACGAAGCGAATTAATAATTTCATTATTATTCATCCCCTTTTTAATCTCAAACTTACCTGATTTTACATTAGATATGTAGCCTTTACGTTTAGCTGCAGCTTCAAAATCTTCTACATCTTTAAGTAATGGTGCAACTTGCTGCTTAACATCATTAAATTTATCTGTAGATTTTACAAAAACGTAAGCTGCATCATTATTAAAATTTGTGTTATTTACAAAAAAAACACCGTACACCATATAAGCAAAAACACTACAACCTACTAAACCTATCAGTAAAACTGCTACTAAAATTCTTTTTATATACATTAATTATTTATCTTTTGATATAATATTTCATCTTTAAATTTACCGTTGGTAAAAATCCAATCTTTTTTTACACCAACAGCATTAAAACCCATTTTTTTAAATAAATGTTTACTTGGCTCATTATCTACCAGGACATTTGCATAAATTTGGTGCAACTGCAATGTTTTAAAAACATAATTACAAACTAACTCTAAGGCTTCTGCTCCAACTCCTTTATTTCTTTTCTTTTTTTCTGATACTATAATACCCAAACCCACCTTTTTATTAGCAGGATCAAAATCAAACAAATCCACCAAACCTAAAACAGTATCATCAAAATCACATATACAAAGACGCAATTGTTTTGCTTCATAAATATCTTTATAAGCATTTTGCAAATACAATTCTAAAATATGCTTAGCATAAGGAGCAGTTGTACCGCTAATTTCCCAAATACTTGTGTCGTTTTCTAATTGATACAGAAAATCAAGATCATTAGGCTCTATTGCACGCAAATATATACGCTCTCCTTTTAAGCTTAACATATTATTTCCCCTTTAAAAACTTGTTTAGCTTCACCCGTTAGGTATACATTTTTATAACTCCCATCTTTAGCAGTAAAACTAATTTCTAAATCACCACCCATTACTTTAATAGGTATTGTTGTTAAATTTGTATTACCAGATTTATGCATAGCTAACGCCACTGCTGTTACACCTGTTCCGCAAGATAAAGTCTCGTCCTCTACACCCCTTTCATAAGTACGCACGGTGTAACCCTTAGCATTTTTAGTTACAAAATTTACATTACTACCAGCTTCACCATATAGGCCGTATCTAATTTTTTTGCCTTCTGTAAAAACATCAAAACCATTTACGTTATCTACCAATTGTACATGGTGCGGAGAACCTGTATCTAAAAAAGAGTAATTTTCTTTTTCTTTTACTTCAGCAACATCAATCATTTGCAGACTTACAATATCACCTTTAATAGTAGCATTATGCAACCCATCTACAGCATTAAATGTGGTTTTTTCTTTTATCACGCCTAAAAAATTAGCAAAGGCAACAAGACACCTTCCTCCATTACCGCACATAGTACTTTCATTACCATCTGCATTATAATACACCATTTTAAAGTCTAAATCCTCATCATTCTCTAGTAAAATTAAACCGTCTGCTCCCACTCCAAATTTACGGTCACATAACGTATTAATTAACTTGGTATCTTGCTTTGGAAAACTTAAAGATCTGTTATCTATCATAACAAAATCGTTCCCTGTTCCTTGATATTTATAAAATGTAATTTGCATAGTCACAAATATATAATTTGTTAAGGTTTTTTTAGCAGTTAAAAAGACGTTAAATTAGACTTTTTGAAATATAAAATTGATAATTTTACAGTTGAAAATGTTAATATATTGAATGATTATGAAAAAAATAACAAGTTTACTAGCCGTTTCTGTGCTTGCAGGCACAATAACTTTAGGAGCATATAAATTATTTTTGGAGGAGAAAAATTATCACATTATAACAGAAGACTCTAATGCATCTACTTTTACAACAAGTAACACACCTGTTTCTTTTAGAGGTGCTGGTATTAATGAAGTAGATTTTACCTCTGCAGCAGAAAATACGGTTAATGCAGTTGTACACGTTAAAAATGTATCTATAGACCAAGAACAAAATCGTGTACTACAGTTTTTTTACGGACAAAGTGTTTCTGCAAAACCACAAGTTGGTACCGGATCTGGTGTTATAATATCTGAAGATGGGTATATAGTTACAAACAACCATGTTATAGACAACGCTACACAACTACAAGTTACACTAAACAACAATAAAACATATGTTGCTGAGTTGGTTGGTACAGACCCTAATACAGATATTGCTCTTTTAAAAATTGATGCAAAAAAGAAATTGCCATATTTAGCATTTGGAGATAGTAACAGTGTTAAAGTTGGCGAATGGGTTTTAGCAGTTGGTAACCCATTTAACCTAACATCTACAGTAACAGCAGGTATTATAAGTGCTAAGGCTCGTAATTTAGATATGAGCAATAAATCACAATCTTTTATACAGACTGATGCTGCTGTAAACCCAGGAAACAGTGGTGGTGCTTTGGTAAATACTAACGGAGACTTAATTGGCGTTAACACAGCTATTACCTCTAGAACAGGATCTTATGTTGGGTATTCTTTTGCAGTACCTAGTAATATTGCTAAAAAAGTTGTTGATGACATTATTGAATACGGAAATGTTTTAGACGGAATTTTAGGCATTTCTACACCAAAAGTAAACTCTAGATATGCCGTAGAAAATGGTTTAAATGAAATTGATGGTGTGTACATTGAAGACGTAACTGAAGATTCTGGTGCTTTTGAAGCCGGTTTACAAAGCGGAGACATTATTAAAAAAACTGACGAAGTAGAAATACACAAATTAGCGGATTTAAATGGTTACTTATCTTCTAAAAGACCAGGAGATACTATACAGATAGCTATTAATAGAGACGATGAAGAAATTATAAAACCTGTAATTTTAAAAGAAAGACAAACCATAATTATAGAAGGTCTTGGTTTAGAAGTTAAAAATCTTAATGATAAAGACCGCAAAAAATTTAAAACCAAAAACGGAGTTAAAATTATAGGAGTTCCTGAGTTGTACAGAATGTATAATTTAGAAGGCAAAGTATTAATTGCTGTAGGAAAAAAAGAAATTAAAAATGTATATGATGCTAAAAACCTTTTTAGCTCTATTGGCAGATACGGCTACACAAGCATAACTATGGTTAATGAAAAAGGAGAAAGAGAACGTCTTATCTTTCAATAGCCAATAAACACAATCCTTTTTAACGGTTAAAAATGCAGACTTAACGAAGTCTGCATTTTTTTTTACAAAAACACTTTACGAAAACGTTTGAAATATAGTACTTTTGCCCAAAATTAAATTTATTTTAAATCATATTTAATGAGTGCCAGTAAATCGTACGAGAAAGAATTAGCTTTTCAAGCAGACCGTAGAAAAGCAACTACAGAGTTCATAAAAATTGTGAGCAACCTGTGGTATGACAAGTCTATTGAGGTAGTTCTTTTCAAAAATCAGATTATTGATAAAAATGTTAGCGACATTATTAACCTACACGAGTATGCAGGTGAATTTGTACAAAAACCAATTTCAATTTTTGATTCTGTTGAAATCTTAAGAGCAATTAACGACATTAAATTACCACCTGCAAAATTAGATATAGGTAAATTAACTTATGAATACCACGCAGATGATAATAATTACAGCAATGTAAAAGCATTTGTTTTAGACAAACTAAAAGATGCTAATGGCGCAAAAACAATAAAACCTAAAGATGTTGTTCTTTATGGTTTTGGTAGAATTGGTAGGTTAGTTGCCAGAGAGCTTATGGCTAAAACTGGTAAAGGAAACCAATTAAGACTTAGAGCTATTGTTACCAGAGGTACAATTAACCAAGAGGTTTTAGAAAAAAGAGCTAGCCTTTTACGTACCGATTCTGTTCACGGACATTTTACAGGTACTATTGATGTAGATGTAGAAAACAATGCTTTAATTATTAATGGCACTACAGTACATATTATTTCTGCCCAAAAACCAGAAGATATAGATTATACTAAATACGGTATAATTAGCGCTTTAATTATAGACAATACGGGTGCTTTTAGAGATAAAGAAGCTTTAAGCAGACACTTACAATCTAAAGGTGCATCTAGAGTATTATTAACGGCACCAGGTAAAGGTATCCCTAACATTGTGCACGGTGTAAACCATTTAGAGCACAACCCAGATACTACTAAAATATTTTCTGCTGCATCTTGCACAACAAATGCAATTACTCCTATTTTAAAAATTGTAGAAGATTCTTTAGGCGTTAAAAAAGGGCATTTAGAAACTATACACGCTTATACTAACGACCAGAATTTAGTAGATAATATGCACAGCAAATACCGTCGTGGTAGAGCAGCAGCACTAAATATGGTAATTACAGAAACTGGCGCAGGTAAAGCAGTATGTTTAGCACTACCTAGTTTAGAAGGTAAATTAAGTTCTAATGCAATTAGAGTACCTGTACCAAACGGTTCTTTAGCTATATTAAACTTAGATGTTAATAATAAAACATCTAAAGAAGGTATCAATACTATTCTTAAAAAATACGCTTTAGAAGGTGACCTTGTAGAGCAAATTAAATACTCTTTAAATAATGAGTTA carries:
- the mltG gene encoding endolytic transglycosylase MltG, whose product is MYIKRILVAVLLIGLVGCSVFAYMVYGVFFVNNTNFNNDAAYVFVKSTDKFNDVKQQVAPLLKDVEDFEAAAKRKGYISNVKSGKFEIKKGMNNNEIINSLRGRNIPVKVSFNNQETLEDLAGRVATQIEADSLSLIQAFNEPQFLKENNFTHANKLAMYIPNSYEFYWNSSAETFRSKMLTEYKRFWNEDRKAKAKSLGLTENEVVALASIVHKETAKVDERPRVAGVYLNRLRKGMLLQADPTVIYALKLHQNNFKQIIKRVLYKDLKLDSPYNTYMYAGLPPGPIAMPDISAVNAVLNSEKHDYYYFVANVENFGYHKFAKTLSQHNRNKEQYIRWINKQNINR
- a CDS encoding S1C family serine protease, yielding MKKITSLLAVSVLAGTITLGAYKLFLEEKNYHIITEDSNASTFTTSNTPVSFRGAGINEVDFTSAAENTVNAVVHVKNVSIDQEQNRVLQFFYGQSVSAKPQVGTGSGVIISEDGYIVTNNHVIDNATQLQVTLNNNKTYVAELVGTDPNTDIALLKIDAKKKLPYLAFGDSNSVKVGEWVLAVGNPFNLTSTVTAGIISAKARNLDMSNKSQSFIQTDAAVNPGNSGGALVNTNGDLIGVNTAITSRTGSYVGYSFAVPSNIAKKVVDDIIEYGNVLDGILGISTPKVNSRYAVENGLNEIDGVYIEDVTEDSGAFEAGLQSGDIIKKTDEVEIHKLADLNGYLSSKRPGDTIQIAINRDDEEIIKPVILKERQTIIIEGLGLEVKNLNDKDRKKFKTKNGVKIIGVPELYRMYNLEGKVLIAVGKKEIKNVYDAKNLFSSIGRYGYTSITMVNEKGERERLIFQ
- a CDS encoding GNAT family N-acetyltransferase, which produces MLSLKGERIYLRAIEPNDLDFLYQLENDTSIWEISGTTAPYAKHILELYLQNAYKDIYEAKQLRLCICDFDDTVLGLVDLFDFDPANKKVGLGIIVSEKKKRNKGVGAEALELVCNYVFKTLQLHQIYANVLVDNEPSKHLFKKMGFNAVGVKKDWIFTNGKFKDEILYQKINN
- the dapF gene encoding diaminopimelate epimerase produces the protein MQITFYKYQGTGNDFVMIDNRSLSFPKQDTKLINTLCDRKFGVGADGLILLENDEDLDFKMVYYNADGNESTMCGNGGRCLVAFANFLGVIKEKTTFNAVDGLHNATIKGDIVSLQMIDVAEVKEKENYSFLDTGSPHHVQLVDNVNGFDVFTEGKKIRYGLYGEAGSNVNFVTKNAKGYTVRTYERGVEDETLSCGTGVTAVALAMHKSGNTNLTTIPIKVMGGDLEISFTAKDGSYKNVYLTGEAKQVFKGEIIC
- a CDS encoding glyceraldehyde-3-phosphate dehydrogenase; translation: MSASKSYEKELAFQADRRKATTEFIKIVSNLWYDKSIEVVLFKNQIIDKNVSDIINLHEYAGEFVQKPISIFDSVEILRAINDIKLPPAKLDIGKLTYEYHADDNNYSNVKAFVLDKLKDANGAKTIKPKDVVLYGFGRIGRLVARELMAKTGKGNQLRLRAIVTRGTINQEVLEKRASLLRTDSVHGHFTGTIDVDVENNALIINGTTVHIISAQKPEDIDYTKYGIISALIIDNTGAFRDKEALSRHLQSKGASRVLLTAPGKGIPNIVHGVNHLEHNPDTTKIFSAASCTTNAITPILKIVEDSLGVKKGHLETIHAYTNDQNLVDNMHSKYRRGRAAALNMVITETGAGKAVCLALPSLEGKLSSNAIRVPVPNGSLAILNLDVNNKTSKEGINTILKKYALEGDLVEQIKYSLNNELVSSDIVGTSAPSIYDSPATIVSKDGKNIILYIWYDNEYGYSHQVIRLAKYISKVRRFTYY